From the genome of Hymenobacter cellulosilyticus, one region includes:
- a CDS encoding DUF3667 domain-containing protein encodes MEATSTFAIDLALAGSGHGATGGHVPGHGPATCLNCGTHVPERFCGHCGQDAHHTHRLNLAHMLHEIPHSIWHVDKGIQHSIWNILRRPGTTIRSYLAGQRKYHFPPLSLLLLVTGTYAFLFAVLHIDIVPPRDPAMPEAVWLAQKDAASFMAKYMSWVYVGLVPLIAIFARLFLRRGGYNYAECLVIVAFITAICNFLTLLTFPIVYFYSGTPQVQLVSYVVSALSLGYATWAYGAMLAHTGMSLAGRLLRGFFPFLLGIMLPSMLMGYIMMSRQPDAVKKEYGQYLLRKQQAKAAPAPARP; translated from the coding sequence ATGGAAGCCACATCTACTTTTGCTATTGACCTCGCCCTGGCCGGCTCCGGGCACGGGGCCACGGGAGGCCACGTCCCCGGGCACGGCCCCGCCACCTGCCTCAACTGCGGCACGCACGTACCCGAGCGGTTCTGCGGGCACTGCGGGCAGGATGCTCACCACACTCACCGCCTCAACCTGGCCCACATGCTGCACGAGATTCCGCACAGCATCTGGCACGTGGACAAGGGCATTCAGCACTCCATCTGGAACATTTTGCGCCGGCCCGGCACCACCATCCGCAGTTACCTGGCCGGGCAGCGCAAGTACCACTTTCCGCCCTTGTCCCTGCTGCTGCTCGTGACCGGGACCTACGCCTTTCTTTTCGCCGTGCTGCACATCGACATAGTGCCGCCCCGCGACCCGGCCATGCCCGAGGCCGTGTGGCTGGCGCAAAAGGACGCTGCCAGTTTCATGGCTAAGTACATGAGCTGGGTGTACGTGGGGCTGGTGCCGCTCATCGCCATCTTTGCCCGCCTGTTTCTGCGCCGCGGGGGCTACAACTACGCCGAGTGCCTGGTCATCGTGGCCTTTATCACGGCTATCTGCAATTTTCTGACCCTGCTCACCTTCCCCATCGTGTATTTCTACTCCGGCACGCCGCAGGTTCAGCTAGTGAGCTACGTGGTATCCGCCCTCAGTCTGGGCTATGCCACCTGGGCCTATGGGGCCATGCTGGCCCATACCGGTATGAGCCTGGCGGGCCGGCTGCTGCGAGGCTTCTTTCCCTTCCTGCTGGGCATTATGCTGCCCTCCATGCTGATGGGGTATATCATGATGAGCCGGCAACCAGATGCCGTTAAAAAGGAATACGGGCAGTACCTGCTCCGAAAGCAGCAGGCCAAGGCAGCCCCCGCGCCGGCCCGGCCCTAG
- the hslV gene encoding ATP-dependent protease subunit HslV gives MRIRSTTVLGIRHNGEIALGADGQATMDKHVAKSNVRKVRKLQDGKVVTGFAGSTADAFMLLDKFEEKLNGYGGQLRRAAIELAKEWRKDQYLRKLEAMMVVADKDELLIIAGTGDVLEPDSDVAAIGSGAMYAQAAALALKKHAPHLTARQMVEDALHIAADICIYTNHNLMIEQPS, from the coding sequence GAAATTGCCCTCGGCGCCGACGGCCAGGCCACTATGGACAAGCACGTGGCCAAGAGCAACGTGCGCAAGGTGCGCAAGCTCCAGGACGGCAAAGTCGTCACGGGCTTTGCCGGCTCCACGGCCGACGCCTTCATGCTGCTCGACAAGTTTGAGGAAAAGCTCAACGGCTACGGCGGGCAGCTGCGCCGGGCCGCCATTGAGCTGGCCAAGGAGTGGCGCAAAGACCAGTACCTGCGCAAGCTCGAAGCCATGATGGTCGTGGCCGACAAAGACGAGCTGCTCATCATTGCCGGCACCGGCGACGTGCTCGAGCCCGACTCCGACGTGGCCGCCATCGGCTCGGGGGCCATGTATGCCCAGGCCGCCGCCCTGGCTCTGAAGAAGCACGCGCCCCACCTCACGGCCCGCCAGATGGTGGAAGATGCCCTGCACATTGCCGCCGACATCTGCATCTACACCAACCACAACCTGATGATTGAACAGCCCAGCTAA